A stretch of DNA from Oreochromis aureus strain Israel breed Guangdong linkage group 23, ZZ_aureus, whole genome shotgun sequence:
ctgctgcagtgcGTGCTGAGAGACCTGCAGAAGGAGGAGAAGGTGCAGAAGAACCTTCTTCAGGTTCACCTCAATGGTGCCAAACCTCATTTAAATTCCTCACAATTTAAGAACCCACACGTTTGCTGGAAATCTGAATTGGATGgatgggtttgtgtgtttgctgcaggTCTCCTGCAGACTGATGACAGAATAGCGCTGAAAGAAATAACCAGACAGCTCCACCTGGAAAACGTTGTTGGAGACAAAGTGTTTGTGAGTATTAAGAGAGACTGTTattaacattttcagctctgaaAACTCCTACAAAAATCtttctaccttttttttttttttttcttagggAAGCTTTGCTGAAAATCTGGCTTTCCTCCTGGAGGCATTAAAAAAAGGTGAGaaaattcaaatatttaaagcTGATTTCAGACTAGAGGGGCaggtttgatgttttttttgttcttgttttgttttttaatcctaAAAGGCAATCGCAGCAGTAGCTGCCCAGTGTTGTTTGTCCTGGATGAGTTCGACTTATTCGCCCACCACAAGAACCAGACTCTGCTCTACAACCTGTTTGACGTCTCACAGTCCGCCCAGGCTCCCATCGCTGTGGTTGGCGTCACCTGCAGACTGGTGGGCCTCAGAATACCTCTCAGAAACGCTACTTAGATAATGGTAGGTGTTTTTAATACGTGTTGTGATTCTTTTTCCATTCAGGATGTTCTGGAGCTGCTGGAGAAGCGGGTGAAGTCGCGGTTTTCCCACCGTCAGATCCACCTGCTGAGCAGCCTCAACTTCACCCAGTACCTGGAACGGGTTTGGACGCAACTCAGCCTGCCGGACAGCTTTCCTGACAAGAAGTTCGCTCAGGAGTGGAACGCTGGTGTAAAGGTGAAGCTAGCAGGCAGACACAAAGTTTTCTAGTCAagtctttaagtagtcttcaggaatagttctccaggcttcttgaagaacatttgttctgttctctgttaagATGATCCTTACCTTCTATCCAGGTACGtctttactgcattggcagtgagtttgggatcattgtcgtAATTAAAAATTGAAGCTGTTGCCGAATGCAAATGCAGCACCAAACCATGAtggagcctccaccgtgttttacagatggctgtagacactcactgttgtacgtCTCCCCGTAGATACTGACAATGATTTGAAGCAAAAGACTCCAAATGTGGATTCATCACTATCAAGACCCgttgtcactgattttcagtccagttcttgtgtaattttcacacctcagccttttcttacTGTTTCCCTtcattaagaatggcttcttcgcagccactgagaccatttctgatgagactTCAGTGAACAGTTGATGGATCAGCTAAAGGTCCAGATGAATCTCTAAAGTCCTGTGGATATGACTACAGAGCGCACCTGATTAAAAGCCGCCTGCTCTAAttgtagaaagaaaataaattttgTACTTGTACAGTATGGTACAGGCCGCACCGGATTTTAAGCCGTATGCGTTTCACTTGTAATAtgagatatttacacagaaatattacacaTGAGGATTTTTAACGTTTAATTTAATCCGTAAGGTAACATAAACATGGTAACATAAACGTTATGGTAACATAGAAAAATACAtactgcaaatgctttttttcctcgAGCAGCGCCTGTAACACGGCTACTTTTAAGTATACGTACGTATCGGTAACACACAAATTACGTTGCTTATGGTTTTTTTACGGAACAGTGCACAAACAACATTACGTCTCTTAACAGCCGATAAAAACATATACCGTATATATACTACTTATCATTTTGATTGGTCTACTGTTACGGCTTGGTCGAAAAATATAATGAAACGATTGTTGGCTTTTGCATGGTACTGCTGTTTTTTGTGCTCTACCTTCTTCGTGACCTAAAAGCCTTAAATAACTCACTAAAGGTCAGAAAGTGTCTAATTTTGAGTTGTTTGAGTGACCGTTGTAACATCACTGCCCAGCTAACATGGTTCAGGCAGCGATGTCATCTCTGGCCTCCATTTGAATGGGAGACGATGTACACACCTTTTCCACATAGAACAGAAGTGCAGACATACAAAGCACAAAGTACtgatctttgttttcttggttCTTCAGACTCTGTGTGAGGACAAATCTGTGGAGGAAGTCCTGCAGAGACACTTCAACTCTAGCAAAGACTTTCGCTCTCTGCACATGCTGCTGGTGAGAAGAACATTTCTGAAGTTCGGTTTGGGGAAGTTTTGggtgtttccttttctttcattgttTCTTTTCGTACTAAATATCTTTACAGATGTTGTGCCTGAGTCGCGTCTCTGTCGCCAAACCTACCATCAAACCAGCCGACCTGCTCGAGGCCAGCCGGATGTGTTTTGCTGACGCCACGGCTAACATGCTCCATGGTGAGTACAAGTCCTAACAAAGGAGTGTTTTCTACCCATGGTCCGAAGATTCTAAGTGAGCTGTGTCTCTTTAGGTTTGTCCATCTTGGAGCTGTGCCTGGTCATCGCCATGAAGCACCTCAATGATGTGTATGAAGGAGAGCCATTTAACCTTCAGATGGTCCATAATGGTACGATCGCACGATTAAATTACACAAGTAGAATATGCTGTCCTGTCTTTTTCTTCACTCGTGTCTGATTGTTTCCAGAGTTTAAGAAGTTCCTGCATAGGAAGTCCAACTCCATGTACAACTTTGAGCAGCCTGTTGTCATGAAGGTTGGTAGAAACGCTTCGAAACTCTTCCCCCAGTCTTTCCTACCAAACCCCCACCCCACACCAGGCGGAAAGTGGAGATTTCCTGAACACCGGTTTGCTGACTGACCCTTAATCTCTTCTCGCCTTTAGGCGTTCGAGCACCTGCAGCAGCTGGAGCTGATCCGGCCTGTCGATGGTTCCTCGGCCAAAGTCCAGAGGGAGTACCAGCTCATGCGGCTCACCCTGGACCACAGCCAGATCATGGAGGCCCTGCAGAAGTACCCACAGTGCCCCACTGACATCAAGCAGTGGGCCATGTCGGCGTTTGGGTAGAGCTTCAGAACATTTAGAATTCAGAGTCTGTGAAGCTTGTTTTGACTTGGACTGAAGAGCTGAAGGTTTGCACTGCTGCCTACTGTAAACGATcacaaaataaaaggaaatgaaGAGTTTGGCATTGGTGCGATCAAATGTTTCACCCTCTAAGCAGTTAAAGAGGTTTATGCTGCAGATAGATCCCCCCCTTACCTAATACAAAAACTCAGCTTAATGTGCATGTGTCATTTGATCAATAGTAGGAGTTAGCAACCCATAAAAGTCATCAAGCGTCCAGCTTTCATCATTTTCAGGTCATGGGCATCAGGCTGCTGAATGCTGCTATCTAGTGGTGATTTCATGCAGTTGACAATAACCTGGATAAAAGTTGTAGTTTTGATTTCTTGGTTTTACAGAGTTTATGCACAATGATCACCTGACTGGTCTGCACCCAAAATGTGCTTCCAGTCGGGGTCATATCTGTCATTTTATAGAGGCAGCAGTGTGACTCCTGATGGACCGTGAGCTGAATGAAGATTCACCTTAGTGGCAATAAAAAGAACTCATTTAATTACAAGGTGTCCTCTTGGTAGATATTTTGTGTTTCTAGGCTTCAAAAGCCTCATTGCTGCTCGTTTCAAAGGTATATTttagaataaatccagctttatAAACatgaaaagtttttgttttttttaaactaattttaACTGTTTAAATGGTATGCTATGTATTTGAGTCTATTTTACCAGTTCCAAATATAAGCCTCATGTTTCCAACAGGGAACCCAGCCAGGGAATCCCACCCTCAAATTAACTGCCTTTTCTTAAACATGGAGCACTGAGCGTTTAAGCAAGGCTTGTAACTGAGTGAAGGGACCTGCGAGTATCAGCCTTAAGAGCAGCCAATATAATTCTCTGAATGAGAGGAAAGGAGGTAACTGTGCTCCATAGTTCGGAGCCATGACACGGGCACAGCCCATACCCTTATGAACACAGTGTACCCGTCTTCTGATGGCTgattccagcaggataacacaccatgtcacaaaagctcagatcatctcaaactggttttatGAACATGATAATGACTTCATTGtgctcaaatggcctccacagtcatctCAGTCCAATAGAACAGATTtgagatgtggtggaacaggagactCATCTGCAGTAGCTATGTGATGCTAACAAAGAATTAAGACAACTCTAAAGGCAAAAGTACTTAATctagtactagcaaggtgtacccaTTAAAGATAACTGTCTTTGCATTGGTTAGGGTTTACCTCTTAAAATCTGATGtatcaaaatttattttatgactTTCCTTTATGGAAAAAGTCCCTAAGAATGAAAACCAACTGTTTCCAGAAAAATGCCAAGCCTCTAAAATGAGTTAAAACTCCAGACTGCAGTGATTCAGAGAgagcaaaaaaggaaagaaaacacattcacaatctaaaaacacatttatttacatcACGTGGATCACTTCAGCTGATAAAAACCATGGCCGGCTAACATTAGCCGAGAGTCGCAGCGCTAATCAGGGATCAGTCCTGCCTCCTCTGCTATAATGTACACAGGGTTCATGAAGGTTATTTCCTCTGCTGTAACACTTTTTCAAGAGattttcctctcatcccttCTGTGAGAggccaaaggtcagaggtcaggatgAGGACATCCTTAAAGCTGGTAAAGACTCATTCCTGCTCAGGAAAACCCAGTGggatgtttcttttttgtttgtttgatgtaCTTCACTTTCCAGTTTGAAATTGCAGACCTtagtttctttcttgtttttcacatttttttctcagtAACATAAAATGTACAGTCACATGTATcaggagcaaagaaaaaaaagacattttcatcactgaagagaggatttttttttttttcttttttaaacatgacCCACTGAAGTTTCATGTTCAGACTGATCAGTTTCTCCCAGCCTTAAACAACCTGTAAGCATCATTAGCACTGGAGACAGTGTTGGCAGACCCTGGATAAGCGCTGCAACTCGAGAGCCTCGAGAAATGTGGGGTCAAagtagtgtttttgttttttttgttttgttattttttttttaatttgttttgtttgtttgtttttttttgtagaaattTCAGGCCTGGTAACCAGACTTCTCTTACTGCCAAGACAGTCTTAGCGGTGGGGGTCAATGGAGTTCAATGTTTCCTCTAAAACTCTTTTCACCAGCGAGAAAAAGGAGGAGACTGGGAAGTTAGAATGAAATAACCTGTAGTGGATGATCATAGTAGCACGGGAATATTGCAACAGCTCCTAAAGAGCTCGGAGGGCTTTTTAAATGTAACCATCAGGGGATCCAAGCAGGCTCCCTGAGGAACACCTTTGGCTGAACCATCACAATTCGTTTTCTTTCTGCCTTACAAAGTACTCCAATGAGCCTCCAGCTTAGTCAAGGGAAACTTTAACAGGCCTGGGTGCTGagtcaaaacacaagaaaagtaTAAATGAATGTAGAGGAAACACTGAAGTTCAACA
This window harbors:
- the orc4 gene encoding origin recognition complex subunit 4 yields the protein MSKRKARDAHLPVGECIKQVQQILRERFCERRLPDRLEGVEAQYKHLLELLRRTAIHGESNSVLIVGPRGAGKTTLLQCVLRDLQKEEKVQKNLLQVHLNGLLQTDDRIALKEITRQLHLENVVGDKVFGSFAENLAFLLEALKKGNRSSSCPVLFVLDEFDLFAHHKNQTLLYNLFDVSQSAQAPIAVVGVTCRLDVLELLEKRVKSRFSHRQIHLLSSLNFTQYLERVWTQLSLPDSFPDKKFAQEWNAGVKTLCEDKSVEEVLQRHFNSSKDFRSLHMLLMLCLSRVSVAKPTIKPADLLEASRMCFADATANMLHGLSILELCLVIAMKHLNDVYEGEPFNLQMVHNEFKKFLHRKSNSMYNFEQPVVMKAFEHLQQLELIRPVDGSSAKVQREYQLMRLTLDHSQIMEALQKYPQCPTDIKQWAMSAFG